The region GCTAGGGGCGCGATGACGAGAAGCTGCTCAACGTCCTTGCGAGCTCGCATCAAAGTGTAATTGGCCAGCGCTACCGTGGTCTTGCCGGCACCGGGGACGGAGAAGTCCGCACCGTGCGGGAGCCGCTGGATCATCGCGAGGTTCTCCAGCTGGAAGCCGCGCAATTGTCGGCGGAAGCCCGCTGCGGCTAGCTGGGCCGCTAGTGTGTCGGGCGAGGTCGGATGGGATCCGGCAGCTACGTCCTCGCGGCGCTTCTGGTCACTGATAAGCGAGCGAATCTGTTCCTGCAGCGTTGCGCCCAGCCGAACCGGCTCCGAAAAGACCGTTCGCACCTCACGGAGCGCTGTCAGTTCGGCCAGAAATACATCGACACGCACCTCCATGCGGTCGGCCGACCCGCCGATGATTCCTCGTGACATCGATGCCTGCAGGCGGGCCCAAGCCCCAGCGACGGCTGGGGCCTGGCGGGTGACGACGACGAGCGGGCGGCCCTGCTGATAGAGCTCGGCAAAAATCACGCCTGGCGGCTTTCGATTTCGTTCAGCAGACCTCTGATTTCGGCGAGTTTAAGACCGAAGGTATGCTCATCCCACTCAGTCTGAGCCCGAGCCTTTGGGAGATCTTTGCCGATTCGCCTAAGCGCGTTGATCGCCTTATCAGCCTGGGAAAGAGGAGCCTTGACTGCTGACTGGTCTGCCACTTCGTCTGCGGCCTCCTCTGCGGCAGCGACGATTGCGCCACGTAGGGAGGTGAGAACCTGACGGGCGGAGACTCTGTCCCCGTTACCGAGGTCTACGTTCTCATCGGGCGTCCGAGCAGCAATCAAGCTGAGCAGCTCATTTAACGGCTGCGCAGGTGGGTCCTCGCCAAGCAGGTCGTCCAGCAGGTCGTCGCCCGGATCGGTAGCCTCGGCGGAATGGGCGGCGGCGAGCACCGGCTTGAGCGCCGGATCACGCTCTATTTCGCGATGGATAAGCTGTGCGGCGTCTGCACGCCGGAGATGACGCAGCTTGCGGTACTCCACGTTGGCCAACGTGCCGAGGAAATATGCCGCCCGCACACTGTCGGCCTCGGCCGCGGGTTTGTTTCGAATATGCCCGGTCAGCTCAGTAAAGGCGGACTCGTTGTCGGCGAAATCGACGTGCAGGCGAGCGCCCTTCGACAGGTCAACTAGCTGGTGCACCTGTTGAAGCTTATCGTGCAAATCCCGCACTTTCGCAACGTCGCTGTGCATGCGACGGGCGACGCGCCCAAAGTCCTTGCCCTCGCGATCGTAAAGTTCTTCGATGAGGAACGCTTCATTAACCCATGAGTACTCTTGCTTAAAGTCGCGCGCGATCTGCAGTTCTGCCTCAAGATCGACAAGCTCGTCGATCTGGGCGTCTTCCGGGAGGACAAGGCATTGGACGTAACGCGCTCTCAACCAATCGTCGTCCTGATATAGGGAGCGCAAGGCGGCGGTACGCCGATTTCCATTGATAAGAACACCCTCGGCAGTGATGATTGCAGGGTCCTGCTGACCGCGATCTCTCAGGTCCGCCTTTAGCTCTTTGAAGCCTTCCTGGCTGGTGAGGATGCGGTACTGCGCCTCCTGTGCGACCGGGCCGAGCGGGTCAGCACTGAACAGATCAGCTTGGCCAGCGCGGTGAATCTCACGGCGCTGCTCGGCCTTGGTGCGATGGTTGAGCGTGGAAAAGCGGACCCAGGCAACCTCAACCTCGACCTGCGGCAACTCCTTCTGCTCGCGTGGCCAGGCCGGAACCAGCACATGGCGCGTTGGGGGACGGTTCCGCAGCAGCGCCACGCGATCCTGGTCAAGCATCGGATTGAGCAACCGGATCATCTCCTGTAGGTGGTCGAACGGCCGATGCCGAATCTAGCCGAGATGGTGGTTCGGACCTCGCCGTTTTTGCGCTGGAAACCGACATGCCCCAGATACGCCGGCAAGGCCTGCCTATCAATTCCGAATAGGCCGAGCAAGATGCCGGGAAAGAAACGCTGCTCCGTACCCGCCCAGTTCAAGTCGCGTGCATCGGGATTGCTGCTGTCGGGCATGATATAGATGCACGGCGGGGGTACAAGTAGCCCGCCAATT is a window of Micromonospora sp. WMMD961 DNA encoding:
- a CDS encoding ParB N-terminal domain-containing protein, producing MIRLLNPMLDQDRVALLRNRPPTRHVLVPAWPREQKELPQVEVEVAWVRFSTLNHRTKAEQRREIHRAGQADLFSADPLGPVAQEAQYRILTSQEGFKELKADLRDRGQQDPAIITAEGVLINGNRRTAALRSLYQDDDWLRARYVQCLVLPEDAQIDELVDLEAELQIARDFKQEYSWVNEAFLIEELYDREGKDFGRVARRMHSDVAKVRDLHDKLQQVHQLVDLSKGARLHVDFADNESAFTELTGHIRNKPAAEADSVRAAYFLGTLANVEYRKLRHLRRADAAQLIHREIERDPALKPVLAAAHSAEATDPGDDLLDDLLGEDPPAQPLNELLSLIAARTPDENVDLGNGDRVSARQVLTSLRGAIVAAAEEAADEVADQSAVKAPLSQADKAINALRRIGKDLPKARAQTEWDEHTFGLKLAEIRGLLNEIESRQA